The following are from one region of the Siniperca chuatsi isolate FFG_IHB_CAS linkage group LG21, ASM2008510v1, whole genome shotgun sequence genome:
- the si:busm1-163l24.3 gene encoding uncharacterized protein si:busm1-163l24.3 isoform X2, whose translation MEEGKYPLSPLSRQRPSLPSSPSRTVEVILGLSATVDYSQLPGGKMALISLHKSHPDIQIKDGATEALCILHGAYSKVQAALAQLLGHPGGPQLAENKDSGQSATSGSRSVQIAHKPHTQESEDQSRKPNKQREQIEKVHIGRPSDENNSGSHRDLTPGGNGWEDTGQTEGAALQLPEHPTTSEEDFSLIVDADMFQYLQRHCRQEYQHILRQYSVDVVDMTNQGLTTLFLQVATGVGGDGRDKECLKLARKAISRLYQENETKIRRAQLLKSILSPRGGLQRALENLHVRYPKLLLNEDERYIYIIGSSSDVSEAKHFLLLDHSEVRSKKEDVASLTFPSYDSGSSTHADEQRVSLTMSSSVDYLDDGIDHLLRSEEEERRAEGARRYKLAARFKDSGLPALGSRPTDFTLRGLSSPSRQTRLGPMLGHDVLSETAEIASERVSRALAQNTGGDILFKSGDALPSTASVQNKTSLKSHLSDTRPKNVTSPLSATQSSFSGSTPLPPAGSGSTLKRASSFSGTPQQKAQVMGQKSQDDSSKSTVRARGRSSSFSNQTGRDKREVFNAEITVSAVMWQHIKEAYSTRVDDLTSDVQMKESRSEGSSDLTVTLRGANSSKVSSCRQGLQKLVDSVSVDFSMQELRLSELGITDRADETLQACCAEVRSRFKKVTIQILKQSLFLLGPKKLCSQVGVSLQEVFSGDLAKIPEQLDFSSPSTSNWNPSTSTMNEDQSTSLDCYSNPHVMLESQTSKADGTGSSQERRTNHRSDFRETELVNGSIIQPLARKDPAIEENVKIVDTVEMDGQKMEKFVSHSKTGNDSSARHVNGVGSTTTRTDKDMELHKKERTIHSTQKDSIQQRQTEIQDTPVESRSGLGGLGGLGCICVCGQSEKLMMKTKCGASMCSKCLDTVHVHCKVCHEREPTPRGIQGSMNYCKLHISVPGYNKDSAIKITYCISDGIQGEGHPSPGKPFQGGVFEAFLPDCEKTRKLLPRLEKAFRQGLTFTVMDKETGARVIWNCIPHKTSLHGGKSGNSYPDSTYLTRLSEVLTSLGI comes from the exons ATGGAGGAGGGGAAATATCCTCTGTCACCTTTGTCAAGGCAACGCCCATCTCTGCCCTCATCACCTTCGAGGACAGTGGAG GTCATCTTAGGTTTATCAGCAACTGTCGACTACAGCCAGCTTCCTGGGGGGAAAATGGCATTGATAAGCCTTCATAAGAGCCACCCTGATATCCAGATAAAGGACGGTGCTACTGAGGCATTATGCATATTGCATGGTGCCTATTCCAAAGTCCAGGCTGCCTTGGCACAACTACTTGGCCATCCTGGAGGACCACAATTAGCAGAAAACAAAGACTCAGGTCAATCTGCCACCAGTGGCTCCAGGTCTGTTCAGATAGCACATAAACCTCATACTCAGGAGTCAGAAGATCAGAGCAGGAAACCTAATAAGCAAAGAGAACAAATAGAGAAGGTTCACATTGGCAGGCCTTCTGATGAGAACAACTCAGGCTCACATAGAGACCTGACACCTGGTGGTAATGGCTGGGAAGATACTGGCCAGACAGAGGgtgcagctctgcagcttcCTGAGCATCCTACCACGTCAGAGGAGGACTTCTCACTAATTGTGGATGCAGACATGTTCCAGTATCTGCAGAGACACTGCAGACAGGAATACCAGCATATCCTTAGACAGTACAGTGTTGATGTGGTGGATATGACAAATCAGGGGTTGACTACTCTGTTTTTGCAGGTTGCAACTGGAGTGGGGGGGGATGGTCGAGATAAGGAGTGCCTGAAGTTGGCAAGAAAGGCAATAAGTAGGCTTTACCAAGAGAATGAGACCAAGATTCGCCGAGCCCAGCTCCTTAAGAGTATCCTGTCCCCCAGGGGGGGACTGCAAAGAGCGTTGGAGAACTTACATGTCAGATATCCCAAGCTTCTTCTGAATGAAGATGAACgatatatttacattattggGAGCAGTAGTGACGTGTCTGAGGCCAAGCACTTTCTTCTCCTGGACCATAGTGAAGTGAGGAGTAAAAAAGAGGATGTAGCCAGTCTTACATTTCCTTCATATGATTCAGGTTCATCAACTCATGCTGATGAGCAGAGAGTCTCCCTCACCATGTCCTCCTCTGTAGATTATCTGGATGATGGGATAGATCATCTGCTGaggtcagaggaggaagagaggagagctgaAGGAGCCAGAAGGTATAAACTAGCTGCTCGGTTCAAAGATTCAGGGCTGCCTGCATTAGGCAGTCGACCAACTGACTTCACCTTACGAGGGCTTTCATCTCCCAGTAGACAAACACGCCTCGGGCCAATGTTAGGGCATGATGTACTGTCAGAAACAGCAGAGATTGCTAGTGAAAGAGTCTCCAGAGCATTAGCCCAAAATACTGGCGGGGACATCTTGTTTAAGAGTGGAGATGCTTTGCCTTCAACTGCCTCTGTGCAGAATAAAACCTccttaaaatcacatttaagtGATACTCGACCCAAGAATGTAACATCCCCCCTTAGCGCAACTCAGTCCAGTTTTTCAGGAAGTACTCCACTTCCACCTGCTGGGTCTGGATCCACCTTGAAGCGAGCCAGTAGTTTCTCAGGAACGCCTCAGCAGAAGGCCCAAGTTATGGGTCAGAAGAGTCAAGATGACTCCAGCAAGTCCACAGTCAGAGCCAGGGGCAGGTCCTCTAGCTTCAGTAACCAAACAGGGAGAGACAAGCGGGAAGTCTTTAATGCAGAGATTACAGTTTCCGCTGTGATGTGGCAGCACATTAAAGAAGCCTATAGCACCCGAGTGGACGACCTGACTTCTGATGTCCAGATGAAAGAGAGCCGCTCAGAGGGTAGTAGTGATCTGACTGTCACCTTAAGAGGGGCAAACTCATCCAAAGTGAGTTCATGTCGGCAAGGTTTACAGAAGCTGGTTGATTCGGTTAGTGTAGACTTTTCTATGCAGGAGCTGCGCTTGTCAGAGCTGGGTATCACTGACAGAGCAGATGAAACCTTACAGGCTTGTTGCGCTGAGGTGCGTAGCCGGTTCAAGAAGGTTACCATCCAGATTTTAAAGCAGAGTTTATTTCTTCTCGGTCCGAAAAAGTTGTGTTCTCAGGTAGGTGTTTCACTGCAGGAGGTATTTTCCGGAGATTTAGCCAAAATACCTGAACAACTGGACTTCTCTAGCCCCTCTACCTCCAATTGGAATCCATCCACATCCACAATGAATGAGGACCAAAGTACTAGTCTGGACTGTTACAGTAATCCTCACGTGATGCTGGAGAGCCAAACAAGCAAAGCTGACGGGACTGGTAGTAGTCAGGAAAGGAGAACAAACCATAGAAGTGACTTCCGTGAGACAGAACTTGTGAATGGATCTATTATCCAACCTTTAGCAAGGAAAGACCCTGCTATTGAGGAGAATGTGAAAATTGTAGATACAGTGGAGATGGATGGACAGAAGATGGAGAAGTTTGTCAGCCACtctaaaacaggaaatgatagCAGTGCGAGACATGTGAATGGTGTCGGGTCAACAACAACCCGTACTGATAAAGACATGGAGCTTCATAAGAAAGAGAGAACCATACATTCTACCCAAAAGGACAGTATacagcaaagacaaacagagatcCAAGACACCCCAGTGGAGTCCAGGTCAGGTCTGGGAGGCCTGGGAGGTCTGgggtgcatctgtgtgtgcgGACAGAGTGAGAAGTTGATGATGAAAACTAAGTGTGGGGCTTCCATGTGCTCAAAGTGCCTGGACACTGTACATGTGCACTGCAAAGTTTGTCATGAGAGAGAGCCGACACCACGGGGCATCCAGGGCAGTATGAACTACTGTAAACTACACATCAGTGTACCAGGTTACAACAAAGACTCTGCTATCAAGATCACTTACTGCATTTCTGATGGTATCCAAGGG GAGGGTCACCCTTCTCCAGGAAAACCATTTCAAGGAGGGGTGTTTGAAGCCTTCCTTCCTGACTGCGAGAAGACGAGGAAGCTGCTGCCCAGACTGGAGAAAGCCTTCAGGCAGGGACTCACCTTCACAGTGATGGACAAAGAGACAGGGGCCAGGGTCATCTGGAACTGTATCCCACACAAGACCAGCCTACATGGAGGCAAATCAGG gAACAGTTACCCAGATTCCACTTACTTGACTCGCTTGTCTGAGGTCTTGACGTCCCTTGGGATTTAG
- the phb gene encoding prohibitin, whose translation MAKLFESIGKLGLALAIGGGVVNSALFNVDAGHRAVIFDRFRGVQDVVVGEGTHFLIPWVQKPVIFDCRSRPRNVPVITGSKDLQNVNITLRILFRPVTNQLPRIFTSIGEDYDERVLPSITTEVLKAVVARFDAGELITQRELVSRQVSEDLTERASTFGLILDDVSLTHLTFGKEFTEAVEMKQVAQQEAERARFVVEKAEQQKQAAIISAEGDSQAALLIANSLMEAGDGLVELRKLEAAEDIAFQLSRSRNVTYLPSGQGTLLQLPQ comes from the exons ATGGCCAAGCTGTTTGAGTCTATTGGGAAGTTGGGGCTGGCGCTCGCCATTGGTGGAGGTGTTGTGAACTCTGCGCTTTTCAATG TTGATGCAGGGCACCGAGCTGTGATATTTGACAGGTTCAGAGGAGTGCAAGATGTTGTTGTTGGTGAAGGAACCCACTTCCTCATTCCCTGGGTTCAGAAACCTGTCATCTTTGATTGCCGTTCCCGTCCACGCAACGTGCCTGTCATCACAGGCAGCAAAG atCTGCAGAATGTAAACATCACATTGCGTATCCTCTTCCGGCCGGTGACCAACCAGCTGCCACGCATCTTCACCAGTATTGGTGAGGACTATGATGAGAGGGTGCTGCCATCCATCACCACAGAGGTCTTGAAGGCTGTAGTG GCTCGGTTTGATGCTGGTGAGCTCATCACCCAGAGAGAGCTTGTGTCTCGGCAGGTTAGTGAGGACCTTACAGAAAGAGCCTCCACCTTTGGCCTCATCTTGGATGACGTCTCACTG ACACACTTGACCTTTGGCAAGGAATTCACAGAGGCTGTTGAGATGAAGCAGGTGGCCCAGCAGGAGGCTGAGAGGGCCCGTTTTGTTGTAGAAAAG GCAGAACAACAGAAGCAGGCTGCCATAATCTCAGCAGAGGGAGATTCCCAGGCTGCCTTGCTCATTGCCAACTCCCTGATGGAGGCTGGTGATGGTCTGGTAGAGCTACGTAAGCTGGAGGCAGCTGAGGACATCGCTTTCCAGCTCTCCCGCTCTCGCAATGTCACTTACCTGCCCTCAGGACAGGGCACATTGCTCCAGTTGCCCCAGTGA
- the si:busm1-163l24.3 gene encoding uncharacterized protein si:busm1-163l24.3 isoform X1, whose protein sequence is MAEPGKTVRVSGLPTDIEDDRLKDKLFIHFLRAKNGGGEISSVTFVKATPISALITFEDSGVAQRVIQHSRHILEVDGKKYKVNVTEHRESLEPDEVILGLSATVDYSQLPGGKMALISLHKSHPDIQIKDGATEALCILHGAYSKVQAALAQLLGHPGGPQLAENKDSGQSATSGSRSVQIAHKPHTQESEDQSRKPNKQREQIEKVHIGRPSDENNSGSHRDLTPGGNGWEDTGQTEGAALQLPEHPTTSEEDFSLIVDADMFQYLQRHCRQEYQHILRQYSVDVVDMTNQGLTTLFLQVATGVGGDGRDKECLKLARKAISRLYQENETKIRRAQLLKSILSPRGGLQRALENLHVRYPKLLLNEDERYIYIIGSSSDVSEAKHFLLLDHSEVRSKKEDVASLTFPSYDSGSSTHADEQRVSLTMSSSVDYLDDGIDHLLRSEEEERRAEGARRYKLAARFKDSGLPALGSRPTDFTLRGLSSPSRQTRLGPMLGHDVLSETAEIASERVSRALAQNTGGDILFKSGDALPSTASVQNKTSLKSHLSDTRPKNVTSPLSATQSSFSGSTPLPPAGSGSTLKRASSFSGTPQQKAQVMGQKSQDDSSKSTVRARGRSSSFSNQTGRDKREVFNAEITVSAVMWQHIKEAYSTRVDDLTSDVQMKESRSEGSSDLTVTLRGANSSKVSSCRQGLQKLVDSVSVDFSMQELRLSELGITDRADETLQACCAEVRSRFKKVTIQILKQSLFLLGPKKLCSQVGVSLQEVFSGDLAKIPEQLDFSSPSTSNWNPSTSTMNEDQSTSLDCYSNPHVMLESQTSKADGTGSSQERRTNHRSDFRETELVNGSIIQPLARKDPAIEENVKIVDTVEMDGQKMEKFVSHSKTGNDSSARHVNGVGSTTTRTDKDMELHKKERTIHSTQKDSIQQRQTEIQDTPVESRSGLGGLGGLGCICVCGQSEKLMMKTKCGASMCSKCLDTVHVHCKVCHEREPTPRGIQGSMNYCKLHISVPGYNKDSAIKITYCISDGIQGEGHPSPGKPFQGGVFEAFLPDCEKTRKLLPRLEKAFRQGLTFTVMDKETGARVIWNCIPHKTSLHGGKSGNSYPDSTYLTRLSEVLTSLGI, encoded by the exons ATGGCAGAGCCGGGAAAGACTGTGAGGGTGAGTGGTCTGCCCACAGACATTGAGGATGACAGACTGAAAGACAAGCTATTTATCCACTTCCTGAGAGCCAAGAATGGAGGAGGGGAAATATCCTCTGTCACCTTTGTCAAGGCAACGCCCATCTCTGCCCTCATCACCTTCGAGGACAGTGGAG TGGCACAGAGAGTTATTCAGCACAGCCGGCACATTCTGGAAGTGGATGGAAAGAAATATAAAGTCAATGTAACTGAGCACCGTGAAAGCCTGGAACCAGACGAG GTCATCTTAGGTTTATCAGCAACTGTCGACTACAGCCAGCTTCCTGGGGGGAAAATGGCATTGATAAGCCTTCATAAGAGCCACCCTGATATCCAGATAAAGGACGGTGCTACTGAGGCATTATGCATATTGCATGGTGCCTATTCCAAAGTCCAGGCTGCCTTGGCACAACTACTTGGCCATCCTGGAGGACCACAATTAGCAGAAAACAAAGACTCAGGTCAATCTGCCACCAGTGGCTCCAGGTCTGTTCAGATAGCACATAAACCTCATACTCAGGAGTCAGAAGATCAGAGCAGGAAACCTAATAAGCAAAGAGAACAAATAGAGAAGGTTCACATTGGCAGGCCTTCTGATGAGAACAACTCAGGCTCACATAGAGACCTGACACCTGGTGGTAATGGCTGGGAAGATACTGGCCAGACAGAGGgtgcagctctgcagcttcCTGAGCATCCTACCACGTCAGAGGAGGACTTCTCACTAATTGTGGATGCAGACATGTTCCAGTATCTGCAGAGACACTGCAGACAGGAATACCAGCATATCCTTAGACAGTACAGTGTTGATGTGGTGGATATGACAAATCAGGGGTTGACTACTCTGTTTTTGCAGGTTGCAACTGGAGTGGGGGGGGATGGTCGAGATAAGGAGTGCCTGAAGTTGGCAAGAAAGGCAATAAGTAGGCTTTACCAAGAGAATGAGACCAAGATTCGCCGAGCCCAGCTCCTTAAGAGTATCCTGTCCCCCAGGGGGGGACTGCAAAGAGCGTTGGAGAACTTACATGTCAGATATCCCAAGCTTCTTCTGAATGAAGATGAACgatatatttacattattggGAGCAGTAGTGACGTGTCTGAGGCCAAGCACTTTCTTCTCCTGGACCATAGTGAAGTGAGGAGTAAAAAAGAGGATGTAGCCAGTCTTACATTTCCTTCATATGATTCAGGTTCATCAACTCATGCTGATGAGCAGAGAGTCTCCCTCACCATGTCCTCCTCTGTAGATTATCTGGATGATGGGATAGATCATCTGCTGaggtcagaggaggaagagaggagagctgaAGGAGCCAGAAGGTATAAACTAGCTGCTCGGTTCAAAGATTCAGGGCTGCCTGCATTAGGCAGTCGACCAACTGACTTCACCTTACGAGGGCTTTCATCTCCCAGTAGACAAACACGCCTCGGGCCAATGTTAGGGCATGATGTACTGTCAGAAACAGCAGAGATTGCTAGTGAAAGAGTCTCCAGAGCATTAGCCCAAAATACTGGCGGGGACATCTTGTTTAAGAGTGGAGATGCTTTGCCTTCAACTGCCTCTGTGCAGAATAAAACCTccttaaaatcacatttaagtGATACTCGACCCAAGAATGTAACATCCCCCCTTAGCGCAACTCAGTCCAGTTTTTCAGGAAGTACTCCACTTCCACCTGCTGGGTCTGGATCCACCTTGAAGCGAGCCAGTAGTTTCTCAGGAACGCCTCAGCAGAAGGCCCAAGTTATGGGTCAGAAGAGTCAAGATGACTCCAGCAAGTCCACAGTCAGAGCCAGGGGCAGGTCCTCTAGCTTCAGTAACCAAACAGGGAGAGACAAGCGGGAAGTCTTTAATGCAGAGATTACAGTTTCCGCTGTGATGTGGCAGCACATTAAAGAAGCCTATAGCACCCGAGTGGACGACCTGACTTCTGATGTCCAGATGAAAGAGAGCCGCTCAGAGGGTAGTAGTGATCTGACTGTCACCTTAAGAGGGGCAAACTCATCCAAAGTGAGTTCATGTCGGCAAGGTTTACAGAAGCTGGTTGATTCGGTTAGTGTAGACTTTTCTATGCAGGAGCTGCGCTTGTCAGAGCTGGGTATCACTGACAGAGCAGATGAAACCTTACAGGCTTGTTGCGCTGAGGTGCGTAGCCGGTTCAAGAAGGTTACCATCCAGATTTTAAAGCAGAGTTTATTTCTTCTCGGTCCGAAAAAGTTGTGTTCTCAGGTAGGTGTTTCACTGCAGGAGGTATTTTCCGGAGATTTAGCCAAAATACCTGAACAACTGGACTTCTCTAGCCCCTCTACCTCCAATTGGAATCCATCCACATCCACAATGAATGAGGACCAAAGTACTAGTCTGGACTGTTACAGTAATCCTCACGTGATGCTGGAGAGCCAAACAAGCAAAGCTGACGGGACTGGTAGTAGTCAGGAAAGGAGAACAAACCATAGAAGTGACTTCCGTGAGACAGAACTTGTGAATGGATCTATTATCCAACCTTTAGCAAGGAAAGACCCTGCTATTGAGGAGAATGTGAAAATTGTAGATACAGTGGAGATGGATGGACAGAAGATGGAGAAGTTTGTCAGCCACtctaaaacaggaaatgatagCAGTGCGAGACATGTGAATGGTGTCGGGTCAACAACAACCCGTACTGATAAAGACATGGAGCTTCATAAGAAAGAGAGAACCATACATTCTACCCAAAAGGACAGTATacagcaaagacaaacagagatcCAAGACACCCCAGTGGAGTCCAGGTCAGGTCTGGGAGGCCTGGGAGGTCTGgggtgcatctgtgtgtgcgGACAGAGTGAGAAGTTGATGATGAAAACTAAGTGTGGGGCTTCCATGTGCTCAAAGTGCCTGGACACTGTACATGTGCACTGCAAAGTTTGTCATGAGAGAGAGCCGACACCACGGGGCATCCAGGGCAGTATGAACTACTGTAAACTACACATCAGTGTACCAGGTTACAACAAAGACTCTGCTATCAAGATCACTTACTGCATTTCTGATGGTATCCAAGGG GAGGGTCACCCTTCTCCAGGAAAACCATTTCAAGGAGGGGTGTTTGAAGCCTTCCTTCCTGACTGCGAGAAGACGAGGAAGCTGCTGCCCAGACTGGAGAAAGCCTTCAGGCAGGGACTCACCTTCACAGTGATGGACAAAGAGACAGGGGCCAGGGTCATCTGGAACTGTATCCCACACAAGACCAGCCTACATGGAGGCAAATCAGG gAACAGTTACCCAGATTCCACTTACTTGACTCGCTTGTCTGAGGTCTTGACGTCCCTTGGGATTTAG